One Verrucomicrobiota bacterium DNA segment encodes these proteins:
- a CDS encoding glycoside hydrolase family 71/99-like protein: MNKDLMIRRSCKQAVLWLILAASSITGCKADKTDITTLDGKFMCGYQGWFRTPDDGSNMGWVHYRGIYDEFKPGKCGIEFWPDVSELDEKDRVKTPFRHKDGSPAYVFSSHNPNVVDLHFKWMKEYGIDGAFLQRFACDVTTCHHEYEQLFPSNNNMLNYVRAAANHHGRSYALMYDLSSIPKGWMDNVKNDWKYLRDELKLLNDPKDNFYQEHNGKPIVGIWGVGFNDNREYTLNEVEEFMDFLKNDPNYGGCSIILGVPTYWRTLDRDTVSDKDLLRIIKKADVVMPWTIGRYRSIADVKDYYKNTLIDDVKWSTENRVDFLPVVFPGFSWRNLKPIGEFSKEVHEAYIPRLKGKFLWTQSTLAKKAGVKMIYQAMFDELDEGTQIFKVTNDPPLGGGSEFRTHDEGLPNDFYLKLAGKIRKMLRGEIPPSEEIPAIK, from the coding sequence ATGAATAAGGACTTAATGATTCGCAGAAGTTGTAAACAGGCAGTTTTATGGCTAATATTAGCAGCCAGCTCAATAACTGGATGCAAAGCTGATAAAACAGACATAACAACATTAGACGGTAAATTCATGTGTGGTTATCAAGGTTGGTTTCGCACTCCTGATGATGGATCTAACATGGGTTGGGTGCACTATCGGGGGATTTATGATGAATTTAAACCTGGAAAGTGTGGAATTGAATTTTGGCCAGATGTCTCTGAGTTGGATGAAAAAGATCGCGTTAAGACTCCCTTTCGACACAAAGATGGTAGCCCTGCTTATGTTTTCAGCTCACATAATCCTAACGTTGTAGATCTTCATTTTAAGTGGATGAAAGAATATGGAATAGATGGTGCTTTTTTACAACGCTTTGCCTGTGATGTCACAACCTGCCATCACGAATATGAACAACTTTTCCCATCTAATAATAATATGCTGAACTATGTGCGGGCTGCAGCTAATCATCACGGACGTAGCTATGCCCTTATGTATGATCTAAGTAGTATACCTAAAGGCTGGATGGATAATGTTAAAAATGACTGGAAGTATCTTAGAGATGAGTTGAAGTTGCTAAATGACCCTAAAGATAATTTCTATCAGGAGCATAACGGTAAGCCTATCGTGGGAATATGGGGGGTAGGTTTCAATGATAATAGAGAATATACACTGAATGAAGTAGAGGAATTCATGGACTTCCTGAAAAATGACCCAAATTATGGAGGCTGCAGTATCATTCTAGGAGTTCCTACTTATTGGAGAACACTGGATAGAGATACAGTCTCTGACAAAGATCTCTTACGAATTATTAAAAAGGCTGATGTGGTCATGCCATGGACAATAGGGCGTTATCGTTCTATCGCTGATGTTAAAGATTATTATAAAAATACGTTGATTGATGATGTGAAGTGGAGCACAGAGAATCGTGTGGATTTTTTACCTGTGGTGTTTCCTGGGTTCAGTTGGAGGAATTTGAAACCGATCGGAGAATTTTCAAAAGAAGTTCACGAAGCTTATATTCCAAGACTTAAAGGGAAATTTCTTTGGACTCAGAGCACACTCGCAAAGAAGGCAGGTGTCAAGATGATCTATCAAGCAATGTTTGATGAGTTAGATGAAGGCACTCAAATTTTCAAAGTCACAAATGATCCTCCGCTGGGAGGAGGATCTGAATTTCGAACACATGATGAGGGGTTACCCAATGATTTCTACCTCAAGCTTGCTGGAAAAATAAGAAAGATGCTGCGAGGAGAAATACCACCCAGCGAAGAGATTCCGGCGATTAAATAG
- a CDS encoding methyltransferase domain-containing protein, translating into MKSETAWFAERRIRSEFVANRLGKYLGGSLLDVGCDQAYLKELLKPSRYLGVDLGGKPDMILNLDEVDKLPFEDQEFQSVVCCDVLEHLNRFHFIFGELLRVAGRHVVISLPNNWTNARRPIEKGRGKIGHYGLPLEVPMDRHKWFFSLEDASVFVENKAPDYGFKVVESFATEKPRSGLSRVIRKSLTKSKMCYLNRYAHTYWAVLLRKNHSS; encoded by the coding sequence ATGAAGAGTGAAACTGCATGGTTTGCGGAGAGAAGAATCAGATCAGAATTTGTTGCGAACAGGCTTGGTAAATATCTTGGTGGATCTTTGTTAGATGTCGGTTGTGATCAAGCTTATTTGAAAGAATTGCTAAAGCCGTCAAGGTATTTGGGTGTTGATTTAGGAGGCAAGCCAGACATGATTCTAAATCTAGATGAGGTAGATAAACTCCCATTTGAGGATCAGGAATTTCAATCCGTAGTCTGTTGTGATGTGCTAGAGCACCTAAACCGCTTTCATTTTATTTTCGGAGAACTTCTACGAGTTGCCGGAAGGCATGTAGTTATCTCACTCCCCAATAATTGGACCAATGCGCGTCGTCCTATCGAAAAAGGTAGGGGTAAAATTGGGCATTATGGGCTACCTCTGGAGGTTCCTATGGATAGGCATAAATGGTTCTTTTCATTAGAGGATGCGAGTGTGTTTGTGGAGAATAAGGCTCCAGATTACGGTTTTAAAGTGGTTGAATCCTTTGCTACAGAAAAGCCTAGAAGTGGCTTGAGTCGTGTTATTCGCAAAAGCTTGACTAAGAGTAAGATGTGTTATTTGAATCGCTACGCGCACACTTATTGGGCTGTTCTTTTAAGAAAGAATCATTCTAGTTGA
- a CDS encoding phosphoadenylyl-sulfate reductase, translating to MNHTSSLDSAATSQTWQDLDLRELNNTLTTRSAEERLQWAVNQFPEKIVMTSSFGAQAAVTLHLTTQIWPKIPVVLIDTGYLFPETYKFIDDLTERLKLNLKIYRPETSAAWQEARHGKLWEKGKKGIELYNQMNKVEPLQRALRDLRADVWIAGLRRAQSSSRENLSVIALQENRLKLHPIVEWTDKNIYDYLTKHDLPYHPLWHEGYVSIGDTHTTQKYSDGMSIEETRFFGLKRECGIHENAQIDFSI from the coding sequence ATGAATCATACATCTTCACTCGATAGTGCAGCGACTTCTCAAACATGGCAAGACCTAGACCTTAGGGAACTGAATAATACCTTAACGACTCGCAGCGCCGAGGAGCGCCTTCAATGGGCTGTCAATCAATTCCCTGAAAAAATTGTTATGACTAGTAGTTTTGGGGCACAAGCAGCAGTTACTCTCCATTTGACAACACAAATATGGCCAAAAATTCCAGTAGTCCTCATTGACACTGGCTATCTTTTCCCTGAAACCTACAAATTTATCGACGACTTGACTGAACGCTTAAAGCTCAATCTAAAAATATATCGCCCTGAAACTAGTGCCGCCTGGCAAGAAGCGCGCCATGGAAAACTGTGGGAAAAAGGAAAAAAAGGTATTGAACTCTACAACCAAATGAACAAAGTAGAGCCACTGCAACGCGCGCTTCGGGATCTGCGAGCAGACGTCTGGATCGCTGGACTACGTCGTGCTCAATCGAGCAGTCGAGAAAATCTTTCTGTTATTGCGCTGCAAGAAAACCGCCTTAAACTCCACCCTATTGTTGAATGGACAGATAAAAATATCTATGACTATCTCACCAAGCATGACCTGCCCTACCATCCACTATGGCATGAGGGTTATGTCTCTATTGGAGATACCCACACCACTCAAAAATACTCCGATGGAATGTCCATAGAAGAAACTCGCTTCTTCGGCCTCAAAAGAGAATGCGGCATCCACGAGAATGCCCAGATCGATTTTTCAATCTAG
- a CDS encoding thioesterase family protein: protein MAISEFSQRQRVEFVETDMAGIMHFSNFFRMMEQTEHAFFRSLGSTVHEKVDGKTIGWPRVEAHCEYLKPLKFEDVVEIVLRIEEIRERSLKMQFQFQKVMKTDGNSEVLEKVARGYLTTVCVELGRKEGQLKSRSIPESFLVQIKEHNDLEMA, encoded by the coding sequence ATGGCAATTTCAGAGTTTTCACAGAGGCAGCGAGTCGAGTTTGTAGAGACTGATATGGCTGGAATCATGCATTTTTCCAATTTTTTTCGGATGATGGAGCAAACAGAGCACGCATTTTTCCGTTCACTGGGAAGTACGGTTCATGAAAAAGTGGATGGTAAAACGATTGGTTGGCCTAGAGTAGAAGCGCACTGTGAGTATCTAAAGCCGCTAAAGTTTGAAGATGTCGTAGAGATTGTCCTGCGTATTGAGGAAATTCGAGAGCGATCACTAAAAATGCAATTTCAGTTCCAGAAAGTTATGAAGACTGATGGAAATAGTGAGGTTTTGGAAAAGGTTGCAAGGGGTTATCTGACGACGGTTTGTGTAGAGTTAGGCAGAAAAGAGGGGCAGTTGAAGTCGCGCAGTATTCCGGAGTCGTTTTTAGTGCAAATTAAAGAACATAACGATTTAGAAATGGCGTAA
- a CDS encoding AMP-binding protein, with amino-acid sequence MNLQAQQLISLNDLLRQLRETNPFFSKKLKESGVTEDIKSLEGFTEKFPLLKKQDLVDDQKVNPPYGTNLTYPISAYTRFSQTSATSGAKPVVWLDTDKSWAWMVENWVKVYQCAGVSKDDRIFCAFSFGPFLGFWTAYEAAHELGSLVIPGGNMDTLTRIEMVRRHKVSVLCCTPTYAIRFFEIAREQSIGPRQLHLEKVLVAGEPGGSSFAFRKYFAEVAPGIDLIDHYGMTEVGPVAVRDPEYQDTLQIFDHRYLAELIDPETKALIAVSDEAVEGELVLTPLGRSATPVLRYCTGDLVRMKKTKGRTLLEGGIIGRMDDMVIVRGVNIYPTAIDGVLREFPQLKEYRVTLDKTASLPELLLEVELDGQRNEDIAKKMQERFHQVFALRIPVETVPEESLPRFEMKAKRWIIKE; translated from the coding sequence ATGAATCTCCAAGCTCAGCAGCTAATAAGCCTAAATGATTTGTTGCGGCAGCTTCGCGAGACCAATCCGTTTTTTAGCAAAAAACTGAAAGAGTCGGGTGTAACCGAAGATATTAAGAGTTTGGAAGGCTTTACAGAAAAATTTCCGTTGTTGAAGAAGCAAGATCTTGTGGATGATCAGAAAGTTAATCCACCTTATGGTACAAATTTAACTTATCCAATTTCAGCCTACACTCGTTTCAGCCAAACAAGTGCAACAAGCGGTGCAAAGCCAGTAGTCTGGCTAGATACAGATAAGAGCTGGGCATGGATGGTTGAAAATTGGGTGAAGGTTTATCAATGTGCTGGAGTAAGCAAGGATGATAGAATTTTTTGTGCATTTTCATTTGGTCCATTTTTGGGGTTCTGGACAGCTTATGAAGCGGCTCATGAGTTAGGTTCTCTTGTAATACCAGGTGGCAATATGGATACGCTAACTAGAATAGAGATGGTTCGACGTCATAAGGTTAGTGTTTTGTGTTGCACACCGACCTATGCAATAAGGTTTTTTGAGATTGCAAGAGAGCAATCGATTGGGCCAAGACAACTGCATTTGGAAAAAGTTTTAGTAGCGGGGGAGCCTGGAGGTAGCTCTTTTGCGTTTCGGAAATATTTTGCGGAAGTTGCGCCTGGGATTGATCTTATCGATCATTATGGGATGACAGAAGTCGGTCCTGTTGCTGTTAGAGATCCAGAATACCAAGATACTTTGCAAATCTTTGATCATCGATATCTTGCGGAATTGATCGATCCAGAGACAAAAGCCTTGATTGCAGTAAGTGATGAAGCTGTTGAAGGTGAATTGGTTTTAACACCACTAGGGCGATCAGCCACTCCAGTATTAAGATATTGCACTGGAGATTTAGTTCGAATGAAAAAAACTAAGGGGCGAACTTTATTAGAAGGAGGTATTATCGGCCGTATGGATGACATGGTGATTGTGCGCGGTGTAAATATCTATCCTACAGCGATTGATGGGGTTTTGCGTGAGTTTCCTCAATTAAAAGAATATCGAGTAACGCTGGACAAAACTGCTAGTTTGCCGGAATTATTATTAGAGGTAGAGTTAGATGGACAGAGAAACGAGGATATTGCCAAGAAGATGCAGGAGCGTTTCCATCAGGTTTTTGCTTTGAGGATTCCCGTAGAAACGGTTCCAGAAGAGAGCTTACCGAGGTTTGAAATGAAGGCCAAACGTTGGATCATTAAGGAATAA
- a CDS encoding ABC transporter ATP-binding protein produces MVEIKGLSKTYQEGSSEVEVLKQVDLKISKGESVAILGVSGSGKSTLLNLIGGLDEPSRGEIFVGDQALHNLSEEGLARFRNEIVGFVFQSHHLLPHCSALENVLIPTLANEFLGNQLEAERRANELLEQVGLKDRVDHLPGELSGGERQRVAVARALINEPVLLLADEPTGALDRQNGEQLMDLLVKLNRENKQTLIMVTHSEVFAKQMNKQLRLEQGSLAES; encoded by the coding sequence ATGGTTGAGATAAAAGGTCTTAGTAAAACATACCAAGAAGGTTCCTCAGAAGTAGAGGTGTTAAAACAGGTTGATCTAAAAATAAGTAAAGGTGAGTCTGTCGCAATTCTAGGGGTATCTGGTTCTGGCAAGAGCACGTTATTAAACCTCATAGGTGGTTTAGATGAACCAAGTCGCGGTGAAATTTTTGTAGGTGATCAGGCTTTACATAATCTCAGTGAAGAGGGACTAGCTAGATTTCGTAATGAGATTGTGGGTTTTGTTTTTCAGTCTCATCATTTACTCCCACACTGCTCAGCGCTAGAGAATGTCCTGATTCCAACTTTGGCTAATGAGTTCCTAGGTAATCAGCTAGAGGCTGAGCGGCGTGCGAACGAGTTGCTTGAGCAAGTGGGCCTAAAGGATCGGGTAGATCATTTGCCAGGAGAGTTATCTGGAGGTGAAAGGCAACGTGTTGCGGTGGCTAGAGCATTAATCAATGAGCCTGTATTGTTGCTGGCAGATGAACCTACAGGCGCATTGGATCGTCAAAACGGAGAGCAATTGATGGATCTATTGGTTAAGCTAAATCGAGAGAATAAGCAAACACTGATCATGGTGACACATTCTGAGGTTTTTGCAAAGCAGATGAATAAGCAGTTGCGCTTGGAGCAGGGATCACTTGCTGAGAGTTGA